A window from Symbiopectobacterium purcellii encodes these proteins:
- a CDS encoding lysozyme → MRKRNAIVAGVVCSVGAIIGIIMSNNQVRTNRLGLELMGNAESCRRDPYVCPAGILTDGIGNTHSVVNGGRKTDKQIAADWQKNILEAEKCVDSYANGKNLPDGAFSAAVSIAFNAGCPRVQGSTLFQLFRSGNIQAACEQLPRWVYSGGKIMPGLVKRRDKEMALCLSSLSGK, encoded by the coding sequence ATGAGAAAACGCAATGCTATCGTAGCAGGTGTCGTGTGTTCTGTCGGTGCCATTATCGGCATTATAATGAGCAATAACCAGGTAAGAACAAACAGGCTCGGACTTGAACTGATGGGTAACGCTGAATCATGCCGCCGTGATCCTTATGTATGCCCTGCGGGTATTTTAACTGACGGTATTGGCAATACCCATAGTGTGGTTAATGGGGGCCGTAAAACAGATAAGCAAATTGCGGCGGACTGGCAGAAAAATATCCTTGAGGCTGAAAAATGTGTGGACAGCTATGCGAATGGAAAAAACCTACCGGATGGTGCATTCAGCGCGGCAGTCAGCATCGCTTTTAACGCCGGATGCCCAAGGGTACAGGGTTCAACGCTGTTTCAGTTATTTCGTAGCGGAAATATTCAGGCAGCTTGTGAGCAACTGCCCCGCTGGGTATATAGCGGAGGTAAGATTATGCCGGGATTGGTGAAACGCAGAGACAAGGAGATGGCATTGTGTCTTTCCTCCCTGTCTGGAAAATAA
- a CDS encoding class II holin family protein, whose protein sequence is MPEKISTGMAYMTSASSSVYWLLQLLDRVSSTQWAAIGVLGSLAFGFLTYFTNLYFKIRESRRTEARGE, encoded by the coding sequence ATGCCTGAAAAAATATCAACCGGTATGGCTTACATGACATCGGCGAGCAGCAGTGTTTATTGGCTGTTGCAATTATTGGATAGGGTCTCCTCGACACAATGGGCGGCGATTGGCGTTTTGGGCAGTCTAGCCTTTGGCTTTTTGACTTACTTCACTAATTTATATTTCAAAATCAGGGAAAGCAGACGTACAGAAGCGCGAGGTGAATGA
- a CDS encoding bacteriocin immunity protein, whose translation MARFESIEDCTEKEFLDFVTQIYSAEYSTEEAHAIALDEFERISEHPFGSDLLYYPEAGKQGPLEVVKEIKQWRAKNGKPGFKPG comes from the coding sequence ATGGCAAGATTCGAATCAATTGAGGACTGTACTGAAAAAGAGTTCCTTGATTTTGTCACGCAAATATATAGTGCTGAATATTCAACGGAAGAGGCTCATGCAATAGCTTTAGACGAGTTTGAAAGAATCTCAGAGCATCCATTTGGTTCAGACCTTCTTTATTATCCAGAGGCGGGAAAACAAGGGCCATTAGAGGTTGTAAAAGAAATAAAACAATGGCGAGCCAAAAACGGCAAGCCCGGTTTTAAACCCGGTTGA